The genomic interval CGAGCAGCTACCCGTCGACCGCCTCGACGTCCTCGTCAACAGCGGCGCGCGGTACCTCGGTGCTCAGGCGACCCCGGAAGACATCACCGACACGATGGCCGGAGCGGCAACCGGCACCATCCTGTTGACCGAGCGACTGCTCCCGCTCCTCCGAGCCTCAGACCGCCCCGACATCGTCAATCTGATCTCGGCCGCCGGCGAGACCGGTCAGCACCGCTCAGAAGCCCACGCAGCCTTCTACGCCGCAAAACGCGCCCAGGCCGGCTACGCCGAGATCTTGTCCGAGCGTCTACGCCCGGAGGGAATCCGAGTGATCTCCCTCTTCCCACCAGACTTCGTCCAAACCGGCCCCCGCCAAGCCGCCGCCGACCTCACCGCCGACTCCGTCGTCGACTGCGTGCTCTTCGCCATCAACCAACCCCGCGACTGCTTCATAAGCGCCTTCCACTTCGAACAGCCAGCTCCCCGGCCGTGATCAGGTCGCTGCGGTGCCCTCCGCCGAGTCGTGGCGATTGGCTGCTGCCCCAAACCCCGAGTCGTGGATCGCGGCAGATTTTCAGAGCCGATTTTCACGACTCGGCGGGAGGGGGACGAGCCGATCCACACGACTGGGGGCGGCCTCTGCGGAGCGGCTGGTGGTTGGGCGTGACGCGTCCAGCATCATCGGGGCGGTCTGCTTCGGACGGCTAGTTCTTCGGCGGTGATGAGGTTGGTGCGGGTGCCGGGGGAGCCGCAGGCCCAGGCGCCGGCGATGGTGCCGGCTCGGGCGGCGTCGGTCCAGGGGGCGCCGTCGAGGTAGCGGGCCAGGAACGCGGCGACGTACGCATCGCCGGCGCCGTTGGTGTCGACGACGGGTCGGTCGGGGAAGGCGATCGCGGGGAAGTGCCGGACCGGTTCGCCGCGGACGTGCAGGTAGCTGCCGTCCGCGCCGGCCATCGCGACCACGACCTCGGCGCGGCCGTTGGCAAGGATCCAGTCGATCCCGTCGGGCGGCAGGGCGCTGGTGGAGACGAAGACGATGTCCGACGCGGTCGCGAAGTCCTTGTGGTGATCGTTGCGGCCGTCCCAGTCGTGCAGGTCGGTGGAGATCGAGCGGTCGGCGGCGATCGCGTCGCCGAGAGCGTCGCGGGCGAAATCCATGATCGAGACGTGGACGTGCTGCGCCAGCCGCAGGACCGGTCGCCACAGGCCCGGGTCGACGCGCAGGCCGGCCGGGTGGCGTCCGTCGTACAGCGAGAGCCGCCGGCCGTCCGGGCTGACCAGGTTGACCGACCGCCGGGTGCCGCTCGGGTGCAGCGCGACGCGCAGCGGGAGGCCCAGCTCCTGGTACGTCCGCCGGATGCGGGCGCCCTCGGGGTCGTCGCCGATCACGTCCACCAGCCCGGCGTTGAGCCCGAGCAGGTGGCAGCCGAGCGCGACACCGTGCCCGGTGTGCGCCAGGTACGACTCGACCGGATCGACCGCGATCGTTTCCACATCCGCCAACGGGAGGCTCGGCACCCGCACGATCGTGTCGATCCCCACTCCACCGATTACCAGCACATCCACTTCCACGCGTCCCGTCATACCCGACTTTCGGCGGGGATGACAGGTGTCTTTCAGGAGCTGAACGCAAACCGGTCAGCCGCGGAACCGCTTCATCCGATCGTTCTGGTTCGAGCCGC from Kribbella sp. NBC_00709 carries:
- a CDS encoding SDR family NAD(P)-dependent oxidoreductase encodes the protein MTFAGRHVLITGAGRDTGRKLALAFAAGGAHVLATARTRSAAEGTVALIHAAGGTATAAVLDLSDPASIEQLPVDRLDVLVNSGARYLGAQATPEDITDTMAGAATGTILLTERLLPLLRASDRPDIVNLISAAGETGQHRSEAHAAFYAAKRAQAGYAEILSERLRPEGIRVISLFPPDFVQTGPRQAAADLTADSVVDCVLFAINQPRDCFISAFHFEQPAPRP
- a CDS encoding carbohydrate kinase family protein: MDVLVIGGVGIDTIVRVPSLPLADVETIAVDPVESYLAHTGHGVALGCHLLGLNAGLVDVIGDDPEGARIRRTYQELGLPLRVALHPSGTRRSVNLVSPDGRRLSLYDGRHPAGLRVDPGLWRPVLRLAQHVHVSIMDFARDALGDAIAADRSISTDLHDWDGRNDHHKDFATASDIVFVSTSALPPDGIDWILANGRAEVVVAMAGADGSYLHVRGEPVRHFPAIAFPDRPVVDTNGAGDAYVAAFLARYLDGAPWTDAARAGTIAGAWACGSPGTRTNLITAEELAVRSRPPR